From the Rhinatrema bivittatum chromosome 7, aRhiBiv1.1, whole genome shotgun sequence genome, one window contains:
- the LOC115095797 gene encoding homeobox protein vent1-like: protein MARAPFSIEWLSQSSHSQARREQSVADTLGETLSVLSGCFSLQDTEALNHTNLQLVPETGDGTMISKENERIKMPESEYSLKVNLGLVSISSSGARPGCSNGVDSGYESETGRSECTSPGKELVEEEEEVPATVEESCRLRRRLRTAFSAQQLSTLEKTFCQQKYLRANERHRLADKLQLSEVQIKTWFQNRRMKMKRQMQDTHPYPFPQASFYNFIHCGQQNLPPFQYSHYYYYYY from the exons ATGGCGCGAGCTCCTTTTTCTATTGAGTGGCTCTCCCAGAGCAGCCATAGCCAAGCCAGAAGAGAGCAAAGTGTTGCAGACACTTTAGGCGAGACACTGTCAGTCCTTAGTGGGTGTTTCTCTCTTCAAGACACAGAAGCTTTAAATCATACAAACCTACAACTGGTTCCTGAAACCGGAGATGGGACAATGatttcaaaggaaaatgaaaGGATAAAAATGCCAGAATCTGAATACAGCCTAAAAGTGAATCTTGGCTTGGTCTCTATTTCTTCATCAG GTGCCAGGCCAGGTTGCAGCAATGGAGTGGACTCCGGCTATGAGAGTGAGACTGGCCGCTCGGAGTGCACCTCACCCGGGAAAGagttggtggaggaggaggaggaggtgccagcTACAGTGGAAGAGAGCTGCAGGTTGAGGCGTAGACTGAGGACAGCGTTCAGTGCCCAGCAGCTCAGTACCTTGGAGAAAACCTTCTGCCAACAGAAATATCTGAGAGCTAATGAGAGGCACCGACTGGCTGATAAGCTTCAGCTCTCAGAAGTTCAG ATAAAAACTTGGTTCCAGAATCGCCGAATGAAGATGAAAAGGCAGATGCAGGACACCCATCCATATCCATTTCCCCAAGCTTCATTTTACAATTTTATTCATTGTGGACAACAGAACTTGCCACCTTTTCAATattcccattattattattattattattag